Proteins from one Sulfurovum sp. TSL1 genomic window:
- a CDS encoding glycoside hydrolase family 57 protein translates to MKPSLNLCFFWHMHQPDYRDSDGVMSMPWVFLHAIKDYYEMPWLLSQYKGLKATFNITPPLIEQLHLYGDPLKNDYFLSLWEKEPSTLAHDERAWLIKTCKSTQYETMIRPIAYLSQLYHKEELSDAELIDFEMLFMLAWCGNYLRQENALVKTLFQKGKAFTQADKAHLLQGLCDFVATILPFYAQLQEEGVISLSTTPYNHPILPLLLDMENAKRANAHTTLPDNPMSLREDAVEQVERSIALYKKTFGTTPKGFWPAEGAVDEESVAIYKERGISWIATDEAILFRSLGDDTRANLYKPYVYNDVTIGFRDHGLSDLIGFNYRFKSGHDASEHFIHAMEHIRHTQKNATVFVILDGENAWEFFENNAYDFFTALYGRILQTSWCRTVTMDEVSRLLDPGKLEKLAPGSWIHGNFDTWSGHSEKNRAWEMIYQTRRDVNNHKGEVSDEVKEKVKFHFLASECSDWFWWYGDDHVTEFGLEFDKLFREHLITIYRLMHMQPPSDLFMPIISQKSTGSFLVKPHAHISPVIDGKHSTFFEWIGCGIVDETKLYSTMDRVRGPIDMIYYGHDDQHIFLALEGDIASLKMSHMKLEIIIEETGEHFNFNFPLDTPYEKGGIRFAMDERIELSISKAHFKEYSTVHLRLEILKGSEIIQTMPGYGALFIDMDETYVHNWFV, encoded by the coding sequence ATGAAACCATCACTGAATCTCTGTTTTTTCTGGCATATGCACCAACCCGATTACAGGGACAGTGATGGAGTGATGAGTATGCCGTGGGTATTTCTCCATGCGATAAAAGACTATTATGAGATGCCATGGCTGTTAAGTCAATATAAAGGCCTAAAGGCGACTTTCAATATTACCCCACCATTGATTGAACAGTTGCATCTTTACGGAGATCCTCTGAAAAATGATTATTTTCTCTCATTGTGGGAAAAAGAACCCTCAACACTAGCGCATGACGAAAGAGCGTGGCTCATTAAAACGTGTAAATCGACACAGTATGAGACGATGATCAGACCTATAGCGTATTTGAGTCAGCTTTATCATAAGGAAGAGCTCAGTGATGCAGAGCTGATCGACTTTGAGATGCTTTTCATGCTCGCCTGGTGCGGCAATTACCTGCGTCAGGAAAATGCACTGGTAAAAACACTGTTCCAAAAAGGCAAAGCCTTTACCCAGGCAGATAAAGCGCACCTGCTTCAGGGTTTGTGCGACTTTGTGGCAACCATTCTTCCTTTTTATGCACAGTTGCAGGAGGAGGGTGTGATCTCACTTTCCACTACACCCTACAACCATCCTATATTGCCGCTGCTGCTTGATATGGAAAATGCAAAGCGTGCCAATGCACATACCACGCTGCCTGACAATCCGATGTCCCTTAGAGAAGATGCCGTTGAACAGGTTGAACGTTCTATTGCACTCTATAAAAAGACCTTTGGGACTACGCCCAAAGGATTTTGGCCCGCAGAGGGTGCAGTCGATGAAGAGAGTGTAGCCATTTATAAGGAACGTGGGATCTCCTGGATAGCCACGGATGAGGCGATCCTGTTTCGATCGCTTGGGGACGATACGCGTGCGAACCTCTATAAACCCTATGTGTATAATGATGTGACGATAGGATTTCGTGACCATGGGCTCAGTGACCTGATAGGATTTAACTATCGTTTTAAATCCGGACATGACGCAAGTGAGCATTTTATACATGCAATGGAACATATTAGGCATACACAAAAGAATGCTACCGTGTTCGTTATTTTAGACGGTGAAAATGCCTGGGAGTTCTTTGAAAATAATGCCTATGATTTTTTTACGGCACTCTATGGACGCATTTTGCAAACGTCATGGTGCAGAACGGTCACGATGGATGAAGTGTCACGCTTATTAGATCCGGGAAAACTGGAGAAGCTTGCACCAGGCAGCTGGATACATGGCAACTTTGATACCTGGTCGGGACACAGCGAAAAGAATCGTGCATGGGAAATGATCTATCAGACACGGCGTGATGTGAATAACCATAAGGGAGAGGTCTCCGATGAGGTGAAAGAAAAAGTAAAATTTCACTTCCTGGCTTCGGAGTGCAGTGACTGGTTCTGGTGGTACGGTGATGACCATGTTACAGAATTCGGGTTGGAATTTGATAAACTCTTTAGAGAACATCTGATCACTATTTACCGCCTGATGCATATGCAGCCGCCTTCAGATCTTTTCATGCCGATCATTTCACAAAAAAGTACAGGCTCCTTTTTGGTCAAACCGCACGCACACATTTCACCGGTGATCGATGGAAAACACAGTACTTTTTTTGAATGGATCGGCTGCGGCATTGTTGATGAAACCAAGCTCTACTCAACGATGGATAGGGTACGCGGACCTATAGATATGATCTACTACGGTCATGATGACCAACATATTTTTCTGGCTCTGGAAGGGGATATCGCATCTTTGAAAATGTCGCATATGAAACTGGAGATCATTATAGAAGAGACCGGAGAACATTTTAATTTCAATTTTCCCTTGGACACCCCTTATGAAAAGGGAGGTATACGTTTTGCTATGGATGAGCGTATAGAACTCTCCATTTCAAAAGCACACTTTAAAGAGTACAGTACCGTGCATCTTCGTTTGGAAATACTCAAGGGGAGTGAGATCATACAGACGATGCCGGGTTATGGCGCACTTTTTATTGATATGGATGAAACCTATGTCCATAACTGGTTTGTATAA
- a CDS encoding sugar phosphate nucleotidyltransferase yields MKAVVMAGGFGTRIQPLTNSRPKPMLPIMNKPMMEHTMMTLKELGITEFIVLLYFKPEIIQAYFGDGSEFGIKITYVVPDEDYGTAGAVKLAQEYIGDENFIIISGDLVTDFDFQKIFDYHIEKKSKLTITLTSVDNPLEFGVVIANEEGKIEKFLEKPSWGEVFSDTINTGIYIIEPEILAYIPKNENYDFSKDLFPKLMRKGIDLMAGYSEGYWRDVGNPESYRDVYDDILTGKVKFNIDGEITQFPDGVLYSDETYSFDQSIEFIGTVVLGKNVTLEKGVKLNNVVIGDNVTIGKESKIRNTVIWNDVEIHAKVKLDGCVICNDSVIGNNVTANAGMILAEGCEIGQLTKVEQDVTIWPDKKIEDASIVNHSLILGNKYKNSIFVNGTVFGQSNVELSCEMATKLAEAFGAQLPVGSCVVVSRDYHKSSRMLKRAFLGGLLSAGINAIDYRDIPSAVLRCNLSSHDQFIAGVHFRQKTDDPTSTVMTFFDCEALRINNEMSKKIEKAFFKETFRRVEYSLIGEIRESSHEKEYRVYKEGMIQLVNPHIFKCLDCRVAVDMMHGMASDVFPDILNDLGVENIMFNAHRDEHRLANINALIKQSKQDMHAVINALKLNAGFILYPYGQRLDIVSDKGIVLGKQDALNVVLLLLNMEAKETGTKKRVFLPTWAADIDQFENLEIERGQYANFKAEKMRAYDLVATGEGNFAFTEFATHRDSMFATLKILEMILHHGVKLSEMIASLPSFYYKTTKIECRQALKGKMMRMFLADAKGKESSTLDGVKIWLDKNDWILMIPDQYRDYLNLYIQSENEEKGEAILAEYSAKIEQWSKE; encoded by the coding sequence ATGAAAGCTGTTGTCATGGCAGGTGGTTTTGGAACCAGGATCCAGCCACTTACAAACTCACGTCCCAAACCGATGCTCCCGATCATGAACAAACCGATGATGGAACATACAATGATGACCCTGAAAGAGCTGGGGATCACAGAGTTTATCGTGCTGCTTTATTTCAAGCCCGAGATCATTCAAGCCTATTTTGGGGACGGAAGTGAGTTTGGTATCAAGATCACGTATGTAGTTCCAGATGAAGATTATGGTACGGCAGGTGCAGTGAAGCTGGCACAGGAATACATAGGAGATGAGAACTTTATTATCATCAGTGGCGACCTTGTGACGGATTTTGATTTCCAGAAGATCTTTGACTATCATATAGAGAAAAAGTCCAAATTGACCATTACTTTGACATCGGTCGATAATCCTTTGGAATTTGGTGTCGTGATCGCCAATGAAGAGGGGAAAATAGAAAAGTTCCTTGAAAAACCAAGCTGGGGTGAAGTCTTCAGTGACACGATCAATACGGGTATCTATATCATAGAGCCGGAGATCCTGGCGTATATTCCTAAAAATGAAAATTATGATTTTAGTAAAGACCTTTTTCCTAAACTGATGCGTAAGGGCATTGATCTGATGGCCGGATATTCTGAGGGGTATTGGCGTGATGTGGGAAACCCTGAAAGCTACCGGGACGTTTATGATGATATATTGACAGGTAAGGTCAAGTTCAACATTGATGGGGAAATAACACAATTTCCTGATGGGGTGCTTTACAGCGATGAAACGTACAGTTTTGATCAAAGTATTGAATTTATCGGTACGGTGGTACTGGGAAAGAATGTTACGCTGGAGAAGGGCGTGAAGCTCAATAATGTCGTGATCGGCGATAATGTTACCATCGGCAAAGAGAGTAAGATCAGAAACACTGTGATCTGGAATGATGTGGAGATTCATGCTAAAGTCAAGCTGGATGGTTGTGTGATCTGTAATGATAGTGTGATCGGTAATAATGTTACAGCAAATGCAGGGATGATCCTGGCAGAGGGATGCGAGATCGGTCAGTTAACCAAGGTCGAACAAGATGTTACCATCTGGCCTGATAAAAAAATTGAAGATGCTTCTATCGTTAACCACAGTTTGATCCTTGGAAATAAATACAAAAATTCTATTTTTGTCAATGGGACGGTGTTCGGACAGTCCAATGTTGAACTCTCTTGTGAAATGGCGACGAAACTTGCTGAAGCTTTCGGTGCACAACTTCCTGTGGGATCATGTGTAGTCGTTTCTAGAGATTATCATAAAAGTTCACGTATGCTCAAACGTGCTTTTCTGGGAGGACTTCTTTCTGCAGGTATAAACGCGATCGACTACCGTGATATTCCTTCTGCTGTGTTACGTTGTAATTTATCTTCGCATGATCAGTTCATTGCAGGTGTCCATTTCCGTCAAAAAACTGATGATCCCACCAGTACGGTAATGACCTTTTTTGACTGTGAAGCGCTACGTATCAATAATGAAATGTCTAAAAAAATAGAAAAAGCCTTTTTCAAAGAAACATTCCGACGTGTAGAGTATTCTCTGATCGGCGAGATTCGTGAGTCCAGTCATGAAAAAGAATATAGAGTCTATAAAGAGGGAATGATTCAATTAGTGAACCCACATATATTTAAATGTTTAGATTGTCGTGTTGCAGTGGATATGATGCATGGAATGGCTTCAGATGTTTTCCCGGATATTTTAAATGATCTTGGCGTAGAGAATATTATGTTTAATGCACACAGGGATGAACACCGTCTTGCCAATATCAATGCTTTGATCAAACAATCAAAACAAGATATGCATGCTGTGATCAATGCACTGAAACTGAATGCAGGATTTATTCTTTACCCTTATGGTCAGCGTTTGGATATCGTAAGTGATAAAGGTATTGTGCTTGGCAAACAAGACGCCTTAAATGTGGTTCTTTTACTTTTAAATATGGAAGCGAAAGAAACAGGAACTAAAAAACGCGTTTTCCTGCCAACATGGGCAGCAGATATCGACCAGTTTGAAAATCTTGAAATAGAACGGGGTCAATATGCAAACTTTAAAGCAGAAAAGATGAGAGCGTATGACCTTGTGGCTACGGGTGAAGGTAATTTTGCTTTTACCGAATTTGCGACGCATCGGGATTCAATGTTTGCAACTTTGAAAATACTTGAAATGATATTGCATCATGGGGTAAAACTTTCTGAAATGATCGCATCTTTACCGAGTTTTTATTATAAAACAACGAAGATTGAATGTCGACAGGCACTGAAAGGAAAGATGATGCGTATGTTCCTTGCAGATGCCAAAGGAAAAGAGTCATCCACACTGGATGGTGTCAAGATATGGTTGGACAAAAATGATTGGATCCTTATGATCCCCGATCAGTACAGAGATTACCTTAACTTGTATATCCAGTCTGAAAATGAGGAAAAAGGGGAAGCGATCTTGGCTGAATATTCTGCTAAAATTGAACAATGGTCTAAGGAGTGA
- a CDS encoding HAD-IIB family hydrolase, whose product MQKGFDIKNTKSEGLYIVLISIHGLIRGKDLELGRDADTGGQTLYVVQLAKALNNHPDVARVDLVTRRVIDSSVSNDYATPVEILSDTLRIVRIEAGPEEYIPKEQLWDHLDNFSDNLATALKAEDILPDILHSHYADAGYVGAHISNQFGIPLIHTGHSLGRVKRSRLLASGLTSADIEERYNIIRRIEAEEFTLAVAERVITSTHQEIQEQYELYDHYQPEQMRVIPPGTNLKKFMPPTGQELDDPLFDEIVKPLKEPDKPMILALSRPDKRKNIVALIEAYGESPELQTSANLVIIAGNRDDIDDLDEGAQEVFHELLVTIDRYDLYGKVSMPKHHQRDQVPMFYRIAAATSGVFVNPALTEPFGLTLIEAAASGLPIVATEDGGPQDIIGNCENGFLINPLEPSTIADALRRVLDDKTLWHRLMKKGIEGVREYYSWDAHVKHYIKVVKPIVQHAEILIRKPLQRRSELYRDRIIVSDLDQNLIGDNGSLKRLSLVLRQHRKSTGFVIATGRRLDSALKLIKKLAIQEPDILITSGGTEIYYAPKLTTDVHWTKHIDHHWMPHRIRELLKDIPGLKKQPKSEQSRFKISYYIDPELVDIEEIHRLLHQEEHSVHVQVAFGQYLDILPQRASKGMALRYIAEQWQIPLENVFVAGGSGADEDMMRGNTLAAVIANRHHEELSHLEDIEHIYFATKPYANGILESLDHYDFFNLHKDVNGETSHA is encoded by the coding sequence ATGCAAAAAGGATTTGATATCAAAAACACAAAGAGTGAAGGTTTATATATTGTTTTAATCAGTATTCATGGTCTGATCCGAGGGAAGGATCTGGAACTTGGTCGTGATGCCGATACGGGTGGGCAAACCCTTTATGTAGTTCAACTGGCTAAGGCCTTAAATAATCATCCCGATGTAGCACGCGTAGACTTGGTTACCCGGCGGGTCATAGACAGTTCCGTTTCAAATGATTACGCCACTCCCGTAGAGATCCTTTCGGATACTCTGAGAATTGTTCGCATTGAAGCAGGTCCGGAGGAGTATATTCCAAAAGAACAATTGTGGGATCATCTCGATAACTTCTCAGATAATCTTGCCACAGCACTCAAAGCAGAAGATATCTTGCCAGACATACTTCACAGTCATTATGCAGATGCCGGTTATGTCGGTGCCCATATATCCAATCAATTCGGTATACCCCTCATTCATACGGGTCATTCCCTTGGCCGTGTTAAACGGAGTCGTTTATTGGCCAGTGGCTTGACAAGTGCTGATATAGAAGAACGATACAATATCATACGACGTATCGAGGCAGAAGAGTTTACCCTGGCAGTCGCTGAACGTGTGATCACAAGTACACACCAGGAGATCCAGGAGCAGTATGAGCTTTACGATCACTACCAGCCTGAACAGATGCGTGTCATTCCTCCCGGTACAAATTTGAAAAAATTTATGCCGCCGACCGGGCAAGAACTGGATGATCCCCTTTTTGATGAGATCGTTAAACCACTGAAAGAGCCTGACAAACCTATGATTCTAGCGCTCTCCCGACCTGATAAACGAAAAAATATTGTAGCACTCATCGAAGCCTACGGAGAATCTCCAGAACTGCAAACATCAGCGAATTTGGTCATTATCGCAGGTAACCGTGATGATATCGATGACCTTGATGAAGGAGCGCAAGAGGTATTTCATGAGCTCTTGGTAACCATAGACCGGTATGACCTCTATGGCAAAGTATCCATGCCCAAACACCATCAGCGTGATCAAGTGCCGATGTTCTATCGTATTGCTGCAGCTACAAGTGGTGTGTTCGTAAACCCGGCACTGACCGAACCTTTTGGTCTGACTCTGATCGAAGCGGCGGCTTCCGGTTTACCCATTGTTGCGACGGAAGACGGCGGGCCGCAGGATATCATCGGCAATTGCGAAAATGGGTTTTTGATCAACCCTCTAGAGCCATCGACGATCGCTGACGCATTGAGAAGAGTGCTTGATGACAAGACACTATGGCATCGTCTTATGAAGAAGGGGATAGAAGGGGTTCGTGAATACTACTCCTGGGACGCACATGTCAAGCACTATATCAAGGTCGTAAAACCTATAGTCCAACATGCTGAAATACTGATCCGTAAACCTCTTCAGCGCCGTTCAGAACTTTACCGTGACAGAATTATCGTCAGTGATCTTGATCAGAACCTCATAGGTGATAATGGGTCATTGAAGCGTCTCTCATTAGTATTACGACAACACCGTAAGAGTACTGGGTTTGTTATCGCAACAGGACGGCGTCTTGATTCAGCTTTGAAGCTGATCAAAAAACTTGCGATTCAAGAGCCCGATATCCTCATTACCAGTGGGGGTACAGAGATCTATTATGCCCCCAAGCTTACCACAGATGTTCACTGGACCAAGCATATCGATCATCATTGGATGCCACACAGGATCAGAGAATTGTTAAAAGATATTCCGGGTCTGAAAAAACAACCAAAATCAGAACAAAGCCGTTTTAAAATAAGTTACTACATCGACCCGGAGTTGGTAGATATAGAAGAGATCCATCGTCTGCTGCATCAGGAAGAACACTCTGTGCATGTCCAGGTAGCTTTTGGTCAGTACCTCGACATTTTGCCACAACGTGCTTCCAAGGGTATGGCCTTACGTTATATAGCAGAACAGTGGCAGATACCGCTGGAAAACGTTTTTGTGGCAGGAGGCTCAGGTGCTGACGAAGATATGATGCGCGGTAATACACTTGCAGCGGTCATTGCCAACCGACATCATGAAGAGTTGTCCCACCTGGAGGATATTGAACATATCTATTTCGCCACTAAACCCTATGCGAACGGCATACTTGAATCACTTGATCACTATGATTTCTTCAACCTCCACAAAGATGTCAATGGAGAAACCTCCCATGCCTAG
- a CDS encoding HAD-IIB family hydrolase produces MPRLLVCTDMDRTVIPNGAQPEDPQAHRSFKAFCANEAVTLVYVTGRHQALVKEAITEYGLPEPDFVITDVGTKIYNVNGHDWQVLESWEAEIDKDWHGKDHTQIRQLLSTLCELKLQEPEKQNTHKLSYYLPLHRDHTLVMDRMNDLLNAEGIDASLIWSVDEPENIGLLDVLPRNATKVHAIEFLRDLLGYTLEEMVFAGDSGNDLPVLTSRIHSVLVANASNDVKETAQQIVAHNGYANALYLADQDVLGMNGNYSAGILQGIWHFAPAFRNLLEQTGVSP; encoded by the coding sequence ATGCCTAGATTACTCGTATGCACAGATATGGACAGAACCGTCATTCCCAATGGAGCACAGCCTGAAGATCCTCAAGCACATAGAAGCTTCAAGGCGTTTTGTGCAAATGAGGCTGTCACACTTGTCTATGTCACGGGTCGACATCAAGCATTGGTCAAAGAGGCGATCACAGAGTATGGATTACCGGAACCCGATTTTGTCATTACAGACGTAGGTACCAAGATCTATAACGTGAACGGTCATGACTGGCAAGTCCTTGAGAGCTGGGAAGCAGAGATAGATAAAGACTGGCATGGCAAAGACCATACACAGATCAGACAGCTATTGAGCACTCTATGCGAACTCAAGTTACAGGAGCCTGAAAAACAGAATACCCATAAACTGAGTTATTATCTTCCATTGCACAGGGACCATACACTTGTGATGGACCGTATGAATGATCTTCTGAATGCGGAAGGTATCGATGCGAGTCTGATCTGGAGCGTCGATGAGCCTGAAAACATAGGGCTGCTTGATGTCTTGCCGCGCAATGCTACCAAAGTGCATGCGATTGAGTTTTTACGTGACCTGTTAGGGTACACACTCGAAGAGATGGTATTTGCCGGTGACAGCGGTAACGATCTGCCCGTACTTACCAGCCGTATACATTCAGTGTTGGTCGCCAATGCAAGCAATGATGTCAAAGAAACAGCACAGCAGATCGTTGCGCATAACGGGTATGCCAATGCGCTGTATCTTGCAGATCAGGATGTCTTAGGCATGAATGGCAACTATTCGGCGGGTATCTTGCAGGGTATCTGGCATTTTGCTCCTGCATTTAGAAATTTGCTGGAACAGACGGGAGTGAGCCCATGA
- a CDS encoding carbohydrate kinase, with protein MSDPTKLLIFGEVLFDCFPTGERILGGAPFNVAWHLQAFGDTPRLISRVGDDALGKKILSTMETWGLSLSGIQIDPIHQTGRVDVKFVHDEPHYTITPDSAYDFIDAHTIDREFDSGILYHGTLGLRNEVSRNALSGLTQDSGLSIFLDVNLRTPWWKKEEVYQWIKKAHWVKLNEEELRLLDFTSSDIDKAMADLQMKFGIEQLILTRGKEGATVRTRDGQLYHKTPESVEHITDTVGAGDAFSAMYIHGLMSGWSIPDTLSIAQRFAGKVLGLRGATTTDRAFYQDTLDDLMPPKR; from the coding sequence ATGAGTGATCCTACAAAGCTTCTTATATTTGGCGAAGTACTGTTCGACTGTTTTCCCACTGGCGAGCGGATTCTCGGTGGTGCCCCCTTCAATGTCGCCTGGCATCTACAGGCTTTTGGCGATACACCCCGATTGATATCTCGGGTTGGAGATGATGCACTGGGGAAAAAGATCCTTTCTACCATGGAAACCTGGGGCTTGAGCCTTTCGGGTATACAGATCGATCCTATCCACCAAACGGGACGTGTTGACGTCAAATTTGTACATGATGAACCGCACTACACCATTACGCCCGATAGTGCCTATGATTTTATCGATGCCCATACGATCGACCGGGAATTTGATAGTGGCATACTCTATCACGGAACACTGGGACTACGCAATGAAGTTTCCAGGAATGCTCTATCCGGTTTGACCCAGGACTCAGGACTATCCATATTTCTCGATGTCAACCTGCGTACACCATGGTGGAAAAAAGAAGAAGTGTATCAGTGGATCAAAAAAGCACACTGGGTCAAGCTAAATGAAGAGGAACTGAGATTACTGGACTTTACTTCATCAGACATTGACAAGGCAATGGCTGATCTACAAATGAAGTTTGGTATCGAACAGCTCATTCTTACCCGTGGCAAAGAGGGAGCAACAGTCCGTACCAGAGATGGACAGCTTTACCATAAGACCCCTGAGAGTGTTGAACATATTACGGATACAGTAGGAGCCGGTGACGCTTTTAGTGCCATGTATATCCACGGATTGATGTCCGGATGGTCCATACCCGATACGCTCTCCATCGCACAGCGCTTTGCCGGAAAGGTACTTGGTCTTAGAGGTGCAACAACAACCGACCGTGCATTTTACCAGGATACGTTGGATGACTTAATGCCTCCAAAGAGATAA
- a CDS encoding amylosucrase, translating to MYEQISHSLLNDILNQIRPEISKQDLRHFYTRLGGNFYVIHSLFERLYGNRPDFHHQLQRLVEIMARNYINRPEELKQLDLDREKDYNWFLSQQWVGMALYCDRFANDLQGLRKHLNYLQELGINLVHIMPIMRCPEGSSDGGYAVSDFRDIDPHVGTLDVLHELANEMRKNDSLLVLDIVLNHTSNEHKWAQLARSGDPFYQDYYYTFETRNMPDTFEQNMPEIFPETAPGNFTWDEEMGRWVMTVFHDYQWDLNYTNPSVFIEMLDIILYWANQGADILRLDAVAFLWKKIGSSCQNEEEAHIILQLLKDCGQVTAPGVLFIAEAIVAPMEMVKYFGEDTIIAKECEIAYNATFMALMWDAVATKSAKLLNQGIKSLPAKLDRATWLNYIRCHDDIGLGFDDADIVMAGYEPSSHRKFLIDYFLGKYNDSHARGIPFGINEETGDARISGTLASLVGLQYAQETGDEQASDDAIKIILLLHSLILSFGGIPLLYYGDEIGTINDLSYLKDPHKADDSRWAHRPKIDWGKAERRHTEGTVEYAIFNALKRMIAVSKEIDVFADYNNRRLFEVNNFHLFVYARYDLKDRDKMVLVVANLDGKPQSLNLKDVALWPDSQYHRLIDLYTGQKPDIFKDTLVVPGFGYYWLSLI from the coding sequence ATGTACGAACAGATATCACATTCCCTTTTAAATGATATTCTTAATCAAATAAGACCGGAGATATCCAAACAGGACTTACGTCATTTCTATACCAGACTTGGGGGTAATTTCTATGTCATACACTCCCTTTTTGAACGACTCTATGGCAATCGACCTGATTTCCACCATCAGTTGCAGCGTCTGGTCGAGATCATGGCACGAAACTACATCAATCGGCCTGAGGAACTTAAACAACTCGATCTTGACAGAGAGAAAGATTATAATTGGTTTCTCAGCCAGCAATGGGTGGGAATGGCCCTCTATTGCGACCGATTTGCCAATGACCTGCAAGGATTGCGTAAGCACTTGAATTATCTACAGGAGTTAGGTATCAACCTGGTACATATCATGCCTATCATGCGCTGTCCTGAGGGAAGCAGTGATGGGGGTTATGCAGTCAGTGACTTTCGGGATATCGACCCCCATGTGGGCACATTGGATGTTCTGCACGAACTGGCCAACGAGATGCGTAAAAATGACTCCCTTTTGGTACTGGACATTGTACTGAACCACACGTCAAACGAACATAAATGGGCACAGTTGGCACGTTCTGGAGATCCGTTCTATCAAGACTATTATTACACATTCGAAACACGCAATATGCCTGATACTTTTGAGCAAAACATGCCAGAGATCTTTCCAGAGACAGCACCGGGAAACTTTACCTGGGATGAAGAGATGGGACGCTGGGTGATGACCGTGTTCCATGACTATCAATGGGATCTTAACTATACGAATCCATCCGTATTCATCGAGATGCTGGACATTATCCTCTATTGGGCGAACCAGGGTGCAGATATCCTGCGCTTGGATGCCGTGGCATTTTTATGGAAAAAAATAGGCAGTTCCTGTCAGAATGAGGAAGAAGCCCATATTATTCTGCAACTTTTAAAAGATTGTGGTCAGGTGACTGCACCTGGTGTATTGTTCATTGCAGAAGCCATTGTAGCACCTATGGAAATGGTCAAATACTTTGGAGAAGACACGATCATCGCCAAAGAGTGCGAGATAGCGTATAATGCCACTTTTATGGCTCTCATGTGGGATGCCGTTGCGACAAAGAGCGCCAAACTTCTCAACCAAGGGATAAAGAGCCTTCCAGCCAAGCTAGATCGTGCCACTTGGCTGAATTATATTCGCTGTCATGATGATATCGGTCTGGGATTTGATGATGCAGATATAGTTATGGCTGGCTACGAGCCTTCCAGTCATCGCAAATTCCTCATTGATTATTTTCTTGGTAAGTATAATGACTCTCATGCACGTGGCATACCATTTGGAATCAACGAAGAAACAGGCGATGCCAGAATATCAGGTACGCTTGCTTCACTCGTCGGCCTCCAATATGCACAAGAGACCGGAGATGAGCAAGCAAGTGATGATGCGATCAAAATCATATTGCTGCTCCATAGCCTGATCCTCTCCTTCGGCGGCATACCCCTTTTGTATTATGGTGACGAGATAGGCACGATCAATGATCTCAGCTACCTGAAAGACCCCCATAAAGCTGATGATTCCCGCTGGGCACACAGACCTAAGATAGACTGGGGAAAAGCCGAACGAAGGCATACTGAGGGAACTGTAGAGTATGCCATATTCAATGCCCTTAAAAGAATGATCGCCGTCTCCAAGGAGATCGATGTCTTTGCTGATTACAATAACCGTAGACTTTTTGAAGTGAACAATTTCCATCTCTTCGTCTATGCTCGTTATGATCTTAAAGATCGTGATAAGATGGTACTCGTCGTAGCAAATCTTGACGGAAAACCACAATCTCTCAACCTGAAAGATGTTGCGCTTTGGCCTGATTCACAATACCATAGGCTTATCGACCTCTATACCGGACAAAAGCCCGATATTTTCAAAGACACTCTTGTAGTGCCAGGTTTTGGTTATTATTGGTTAAGTCTGATATGA
- a CDS encoding cold-shock protein, whose translation MATQVNGTVKWFNSEKGFGFIEQENGGNDVFVHYRQINSNGYDRVSLNEGQKVTFEIGEGQKGPQAENVTGL comes from the coding sequence ATGGCAACTCAAGTAAACGGAACTGTAAAATGGTTCAACAGTGAAAAAGGTTTCGGTTTTATCGAACAGGAAAATGGCGGAAATGATGTATTTGTACACTATCGTCAAATCAATAGCAATGGTTACGACCGTGTTTCCCTTAATGAAGGTCAAAAAGTGACTTTTGAGATCGGCGAAGGTCAAAAAGGCCCACAGGCTGAAAACGTTACCGGTCTTTAA